ctccagagatgggaagctcttccaatttcatggctagaccaaatatctctcattaagatgaatgttcttcctcatttgttTTATCCCATAtgtatgctccctataatgtttcccaggtcaatgcTGCGGAAACTTATgggatggtttggttcctttgtctggcatcgtgggtagcccctcatcaaacttactaaattgcagttgcctcaaggagggggaaggaattgatttcccagacatcaggaggtatcaattgagttccctgctgtcctttgtctgcgattgggtaggtaacgatccaaactcaatatggctggatattgaggcctcccaggcaaagtgccctcttattaacctattgttcatggataagaggaggacagttatggaccactgccgggatcccattgtcattagtacagtcaaggcatggagagcgatgtgtcagagtgagggttgtttatccaagatTTCACCACTTCCACCTATAGTTGGTACGCCAGGGTTCCGACCAGGGATGTTGGAATcggggttcaaactatgggcagtgaGAGGAGTTTCGAGTTtgagagacttgtttgagggggaggttatgatgtcttttgagcaactgagccacAAACATGGGTTATCCAGCAGAGATTGATTttgtttttttcaggttagggatttcatccagaggACGACTACGCTTCTCGCTAAGCCCTATAAGgccgatacagagaggttgttgctacgttccacaagcacccttacagttagtgccctctatcacctgctgggtggcagggcctggcaggatattaaccagtTATGTGAGGATCGGGAGCTagagctaggagtggagatctcttctgaaacatgggagaacatatgaGAGATTGctcgaaagatctcaatctgtaacagGACATGCGCTATGCAGTTAgaagttctgcacagggctcatctggcaaCAGACCATCTGGTggagtttaaaaaaggggcatcttcagtgtgccccaaatgtaaaataagtgtaggtactcttacccattgcttctggacatgtcaCTGGCTCCATGTTTATTGGAGGTTATagaggactgaagtcaaaaagTAGACCTGATATCTCTCTTCTTGGGTCGaccgaatttaccatctttagatgggcatgggaagaaactattttaTATTCTTGCATAatgtgcacggaagaatattctgatgaactgggtgtctgagaacccgccgggcttgctgggatggcagaaattaattattgagcacattcccttggactttttttacaaacatggtgcaccacacaacagacaatttttataagacatcgcaaccctacttgagttatttgggtATAGATTTGTCAGCTATCTTAACTAGGGCGTTTGTTTAACCAGAATGGTTACgtttgtcaagccctgggccctggagggggtctaaaaggtaaaaacaatgactgcagatgctggaaaccagattccggattagtggtgctggaagagcacagcagttcaggcagcatccaagtagcttcgagatcgatgttttgggcaaaagcccttcatcaggaataaaggcagtgagcctgaagcgtggagagataagctcgaggagggtgggggtggggagaaagtagcatagagtacaatgggtgagagggggaggggatgaaggtgataggtcaaggaggagaaggtggagtgaataggtggaaaagaagataggcaggtaggacaggtcatggggagagttactgagctgcaagtttagaactaggatgaggtgggggaaggggaaatgaggaaactgttgaagtccacattgatgccctggggttgaagtgttccgaggcggaagatgaggcgttcttcctccaggcgtctggtggtgagggagccgcggtgaaggaggcccaggaccttcatgtcctcggcagagtgggagggggagttgaaatgttgggccacggggcggtgtggttgattggtgcgggtgtcccggagatgttcgctaaagctctctgctaggaggcgcccagtctccccaatgtagaggagactgcatcgggagcaacggatacaatcaatgatattagtggatgtgcaggtaaaactttgatggatgtggaaggctcctttagggccttggatagaggtgagggaggaggttttacagttcctgcggtggcaggggaaagtgccaggattggagggtgggttgtttgggggcatggacctgaccaggtagtcacggagggaacggtctttgcagaaggcggaaaggggtggggagggaaatatatccctggtagtctgtttggaggtggcagaaatgtcggcggatgatttggtttatgcgaaggttggtagggtggaaggtgagcaccaggggcgttctgtccttgttacggttcaaggggtgaggtctgagggcggaggtgcgggatgtctcagcatgctcctgccccactgaagtcctatcccccctagtccaggaactccccacatacgttcgagacaccacccacgccctgcacctcctccaagacttccgtttccctggcccccaacgcctcatcttcaccatggatatccaatccctctacaccgccatccgccatgaccagggcctccaagccctccgttgtttcctctccagacgtccccaacaatacccttccaccgatactctcattcgtttggccgaactagtcctcacccttaacaatttctcctttgaatcctcccacttcctccagaccaaaggggaagCCAtaggcacacatatgggccccagctatgcctgtctctttgttggctacgtagagcagttgatcttcagtaattacaccggcacctctccccacctcttcctccgctacattgatgactgcattggcgccacctcgtgctcccgtgagggggttgagcaattcatcaacttcaccaacacattccaccctgaccttaagtttacctggaccatctctgacacctcgctccccttcctggagctctccatctccattaatgacgattgacttgacactgacattttttacaaacccaccgactcccacagctacctggattacacctcttcccaccctatctcttgcaaaaatgccatcccgtattcccaattcctccgcctctgcctgatctgctcccaggaggaccagttccaccacagagcacactagatggcctccttctttagagaccgcaatttcccttcccacgtggttaaagatgccctccaatgcatctcatctacatcccgcacctccgccctcagaccccacccctccaaccgtaacaaggacagaacgcccctggtgctcaccttccaccctaccaaccttcgcataaaccaaatcattcgctgacatttctgccacctccaaacagaccccaccaccagggatatatttccctccccatcccttaccgccttctgcaaagaccgttccctccatgactacctggtcaggtccacgccaccaaacaacccaccctccaatcctggcactttctcctgccaccgcaggaactgtaaaacctgcgcccacacctcctccctcacctctatccaaggccctaaaggagccttccacatccatcaaaggtttacTTGCACggccactaatataatttattgtatctgttgctcccgatgcagtctcctctacattggggagactgggcgcctcctagcaaagcgctttagggaacatctccgggacacccgcaccaatcaaccacaccgccccgtggcccaacatttcaactccccctcccactctgccgaggacatggaggtcctgggcctccttcaccgtggctccctcaccaccagacgcctggaggaagaacgcctcatcttccgcctcggaacacttcaaccccagggcatcaatgtggacttcaacagcttcctcatttccccttcccccacctcatcctagttctaaacttccagctcagtaactgtccccatgacttgtccggacttgtcctacctgcctatcttcttttccacctatccactccaccctctcctccttgacctatcaccttcatcccctcccccattgtactctatgctactttctccccacccccaccctcctcgagcttatctctctacgcttcaggctcactgcctttattcctgatgaagagcttttgcccgaaacgtcgatttcgaagctacttggatgctgcctgaactgctgtgctcttccagcaccactaatccagaacctggagggggtctcctgagttaatacgggTATATATACCAcgttcctgttcctatgtttgggagctttgcgccgagcatagctgttctttgttttgttttttgtttgcttttctttctttttttgatctattagttatttacttatttattggtgTTGCTTGCACAGTGctagggtttgttttgtattatagggtagattagtagttagtagacagtagttgtaatttgtttttttctttttattatactgatatttgtttgtatttttcaataattttatgttTGTAACGTTaaaaaaatttgctaataaatatatttacaaaaaagtgttaaccactgagacactgcgctgccctcttcctgccaaaatgaatcacttcatgtTCCAGTCTTAGTCGTACAATAGAATGTTTactgtttttttaaatttaaagtcTCACCTGACTGACAGGAGTTTCAACCACACAGTGCTGCCATCAGTACTGAATGGAGATAAGTTGTCCCAGTAAAATAGATCAATTATGCTGCAAATCTAAGACTCCATTTTGGGGTGACACTGTACAACATTAATTATTTATATAGCTATAAATGCATTGGTCAGACCTCTTGTTACTATTTTAGTGTCTTAATTACTCAACTGCAGGTAATCATTTCAGGAAGTGTTCATTGTGCGAGTTTTTTTTCCCATCTGTCACATTATAAAGTTGTTGCTAACTCAAAATATGCTATCTGTAACTGCAGGACCTGTCTTGGAATTTGATTACTTATTATGTGAAGAATGCGGCAAAGAATTCATGGACTCTTATCTCAGTAGTCACTTTGATCTACCTGTCTGTGATAATTGCAGGTATTAAGAGTAATTTTATCCTTTGACTCTTATGCCATGTTTAGTGTTGTAGGGGAGAAATGGAAAAGAAATGGTCACAATGGCATTTCAATTATAATTAAGCATATTGGATCATATTCCTATTAATTACAGGGGCCTGTTTGCCAAGTATTTCCCAGAAATATGAATTCATGGGCTGAGGCCATCACTGTTAATACAATTACCTATTGCTCCTTAAAACCTGAAAacgctgcagatgctgtaaatcagaaacaaaaacagaaattgctggaaaagctctgcagcatctgtgcagagaaatcagagttgacatttcgagtccagtatcCAGTCTCCAGaactgagttctgaggaagggtcactggacctgaaatgttaactctaatttctctccacaaatgctgccagacttggagcttttccagcaatttccatctATTGCTCATTATTGTGAAAAGTTGGTGGAAGCTAACCTCTGTTGAACCATTAACAGTGGCAGTGTGTAGGAAATCAACTCCCACTATTCACGAAGTCATCACAAAGTTCaagattttataaaaaaaagtgtgCAAATTTTCCCAATTTAAGGTTGGTAGAAAGCAAAGACCAGGTTTCTGAACTTAACGAgaattactatttattaaaataaatagaTTCTGGTTTCAGCTAAATAGCTGAGACCAACGACATATGCTATTAGCTAATTCTCTTAACTGCCTTTTAAACCTCTCCCCATAAACAGATGGCAGAGAAAGAAAAGGTGTTAAAGGTAAAGGGAAAGACTGTTCAATGGTCCCTGTCCACAGCGTTTGTGGAAGTGATCCTTTTGGTTTGTCAGGACACACTTCTCCTCAATCTATCGGGTTCACATAATATTTCAAATGTCTCTGGCTTATTCCTTAAAAGCCATGCCTCACAGCAATTGATGAGAAATAACTTTCTTCAGGCTTGAGGTGTTTGTActgcagagaaaaggaaaagccAGACCCTTCCTTCATACCCGTAAGCTGTTCAGCTCCCTGGGAGCCAATCACATAGCTGTTGGCAGGCAGAAGACCTTTGGTCTGTGAAACGGCAACTAGTTATTGATGACAATCAATTTTGCTTCATTCCTCTTGTAATACTGGATAAGTTGCCATTAGTTGCCTTGACTACATGCTGTATCTACATTCTAACATTGTGACTTCTGTACTAGAATatctagatccctctgcacctagaAATTCTGCATTCATTCTCCAGTTAAGTAATACCCTATTTTTACATGCTTTTCACAGTTTGATTTTTATGTTAACACTTTTTCTGGCCATTAATGGTGCTTGACCTGCAgagaatttccagcattttttgttcttATTTTAGATTTGAACCATGGCAGTATCTAGCACTTATAAGAGACAGTCATATTGGTGTAGAACTGGAGTCAAATACAgtataggccagaccagctaaCAATTTGCAGGTTTCCTTCCTTATAGAACAGTAGAGTGTACCAGTTGGGTTTTTAGACAATCCAGTGGTTTAGTGGTTGCTTTTTGCTCCTAATACTTCCTTTAATATTCagaattttcaattaaaaaaaaatcaactggcATAGAAGATTTGAATTCACATTTTGAATTAAGAGTCACTGAACATAAGCACTATATGACTATAGTAGCAGAGCTGATCAGGAAAAAGCTAATTAGATTTTGGAACTGTCACCAGAGGGAGCAGTTGAGGTAAATGGCATGGATCAAAGGGAATACGTTATGCTGATTGGGTTGGAAGTGGagacacagtgactcagtggttagcactgctgcctcacagcaccagcgtcccagccttgggagactgcctgtgtggagtttgcatgttctccccatgtctgcatgggtttcctccaggttctccggtttcctcccacagtccaaagatgtgcaggttagctgaattggccatgctaaattgcccgtagtggtaggtgcattagccagagggaaatgggtctgggtgggttactcttcagagggtcggtgtggactggttgggctgaagggcctgtttccattctgtagggaaacAAAACTAATTTAAAGCTCATTTGGACTACAAAGTTTGTCATGGAACAGTTGGCTAAAGGGCCTGCCTCTGCTGTACATATTATGCAGAAAATATTGCATTCCTGTCTGAAATAAAACAGGCAAATAACATTTGCATCATTCTGTTTAATTGTCATTTTGTGCTGCTGGACGTGATGCATAACCAAAGAGGGGAATTTTACAACTAATCAAATGTGAAATGCACAAGTATTCAGTTGTTGCTAAATATCTACCTTTATTCGTAGCTTTCTATTACTGAAGCATCGATGCATAGATTCATGAATATTCAGGTAACCAGTGATTACAAGGTACAACATCTAAGATAAATGTCCAGTCTTACTGATACTTCTTACTGTACTTAGGTCTGATCTAATCTAAAGATTCTCATTAGCAGTGGAAATGTCAATCACCAGCTTCTTGCTTTATTGCAGAGATAGTGAAGAGAAACACAAACTAATTACCCGAACAGATGCAAAGCAGGAATTTCTGCTTAAAGACTGTGACTTGGACAAGCGAACACCTGTACTCAAGTACATACTGAAGAAAAATCCACATAATACCAATTGGGGCAATATGAAACTTTATGTAAGGCTGCAGGTAAGTAACACAGTACAAGGTGCAATGCACAGCTTTTTCCTGAGAAAGAGTGAGTGCTAATAACTAGCAGTGACCATGTTTAGCAATGCATTCATGCAAACTTTTTGACATAGGAATGTAGATATCTATCCAGGTaactgctgtccttgtttttctcAATCAGTTATCTGATTATTGGACTTAAATGATATTACATACCCTAACTTTGGCACTGTGGTGCTCAGGTCAAGCTGATGCCAGTGATTTAGACAACATCACGTAAGCTGCTCAATTTCTCTGGACCACAGGGATCGAGACTGAGGAAGCAGAGCTGTTTTTGTTTCACATAAGTAGAGCAGTTTAGATCCTGTAACATGCATCTTGAAACTGACATTAACGAAATGCATTTGCTTTTTCTTTAAGGCTAGTATAGGTGACTACCTGATTTATATCTTGATACTTGAAGAGGTGGGAACTgtattctatcacattcctgacttgtgcttggTAGGTGGCATAGAGACTTTGCAAGTCAGAAGTGAGCCATGTCCTGTAGTTTTACCCACCCAAAAGAAACAAGACAATCTACTGTGGCTCTACCAataaattaacaaaaaaaaacaaagaaaattaaagTATTTCATAAATCAAAAACAAGTTTCCAGTTTATTGTACTTCATTTGAGTTATCATAGTAAAGATGTTATCAGAGTATGTAAACACTCCCCAGTTCATATGCTGGTTCAGATCCAGGCAAGCTGAAAGCATGGATCAAGTTTCTGTACTTTACGAGAATTGCTATTTGTTACAAATAAATAGTTTCTAGCTACACAAACTAATAAAACTCTCCCCCTACTGATGCACAGACAAAAGTGGTGCATAGGTGGAGGGGGAGAAAAAAAACTAAGGAAATGAGTCAATGTCCTCTGTCCGCAGGGTTTGTTAAGATGACCCTTTCATTTGCCAAGACGTGTTgtctttctgctctctctcctACCTAGTCCTTTTCACATCCTCATAGGACGTGCAGTCAATAGATTCATAAATTATAAAGGCTCTGACTTCATTGGTGAAAACAACAGTTTACAGCAACTGCTAAGAAAATGTACTGGCTTTCTTCAGGTATTTTCTGCCACGGTGACCCATTCTGCTTTACTGTTTGCAGGTCTGAAGGCTTCTGCCAGTATTACTTTCACCTAGCTCTTCATCTACCCAGGAGACAATCACATAGTTATTAGCAGGTTGAGGCTTGAACTGGTAGTCATTCCTCAACCAATCATCTATTTGTTGCTGGCTGACTTTCACTTTACATATAAAACTCTTGGTGACAGCCCTCTGTAACCCATCTCCCCTGCTGCTTGAACAAAGTAGTAGTGTAAACACCATTTAAAATGAGTTTATGACTTCCTTTTAAAAAGTGCATCAATCCTTTCTACAATCATTGGTTTTCCAAACTGTCCTTTTACCATTTCAGTCCAAAAGACATGTTCTGCTTTGCATTCAAATCCAGTACTCAAACCCAAATTAAACATTACCTTTGAGTGAGATGTTAATACACAACTATTGCTTCATTTTGTTCATTTTTATGGGCCAGTTAGTTGGATAGTTGGCTTGCAATGcaaagtaacaccagcagcattggttcaattcctgcactagctgaggttactatgaaagGCTCTCCTTTTCAacatctcccctcacctgaggtgtggtgacactCAGGTTAAACCAGTATTGGTtgtgtctctctaatgagaagtCCTGTGGTCCAGTAAGACTACAGTGACTTTAGTTCATGATATCCATAAAGATATTGTACGTCAACATGTTTTATAACTAAACAGTCTCCTTATTGTGGAACTCAAGTCAAATAACTGAGACATATCAAGAAGCAGTGAATGGCTCCATATTGCCCGCTTCGATACTTGTCACAGTTAGATTCACTTAGTTTAAAGATGGTTTCACATTTGTGTTTCCTCACTGTCCCTCATAGATAATTTGAAATCTGTGAGCAAATCTGCAACTGTGTCATCCTCCTGTTTTATTTTCAGATAATAAAACGTTCCCTTGAAGTATGGGGCAGTGAGGAAGCTCTGCAAGAAGCAAAAGAAGCACggcaagagaatagagaaaagatcaAACAAAAGAAATTCGATAAAAAAGTCAAAGGTAGGCAAATAGGCCAGCATTAAATTGCTTTTGTTTCCAGCATAAACTAACTTAAATGTTTTTCTCCCATTCACACCTGCTTTTAATTCTCTTTTTCTTGCCTCCATCCCTCCCTGCATTTCTTCTTTCTCACACATAAATAATGCTCGCTTGTTCCCCTGGTCTCATTGTAGACCTTCGTCGAGCTGTGAGAAGCAGCCTGTGGAAAAAGGAATCAACTCTTCACCAGCATGAGTATGGTCCAGAAGAAGAACACGAGGAGGAGGATATGTACAAGAAGACATGTACCACATGTGGCCATCAGTTAATCTATGAAAAAATGTAATTGATATAACTTTATGCTTCCATATATTTATGTAATGATTTGGCACTTCAATAATTGTATAGGTTGATTTTCTTTTAATAAATTGAGCATTTCTGTACATTTGCTACTTTTGAAAACTATTCCAATACTGACATTTACCAGCATCTTTCCTGAGTtttggtttttaaaaaatattacatAATCAAGTGTAacagaacaggaagaggccatttggcacatGTCTGCACTAGCTCTTTAAATGAGCATTATTATCTACTGTCAATCATCTGTTTTTTCCTCACATTGTTGCAcgttatttctatccaaataatcatccaaagcTTTCTCTCATTTCTGTTTGCTTCTTTTGTAAATCACCCTCTGGTTCttaattgttttttaaaaaatgcccaACAAACAGCTTGTAACCACAACCCTGAGCTTAAGAGACTCAATGCTGTGCCCATTGAGTGAGCtgggaaaacatgagaaagggtAACTGAAAGCACTGGGAATTTAAATTTTATTTCATGGTACAGGAAGTGACGATGCCTTAGTTTCTCACATTACCACATAGAAGACAGCAGTCAGCTCTCCCCACAGGCAGACTGTCAGTACTCTACAGCTTTGGGATGTTATTATTTCAAAATTTTTTGACAGCATAACTGTAGGCCAGTCCTTGCTGTTCATCCTACAGAGGTTACACAAAACACTGCGaaggaaaaaaaattacaataTACAAATAGATGGCCAGAAAACGCCAGCTGGTCCATCAAATCCACTCCATTCTCCCACACTGCAACGGAGCAATCTAATCTTCAACATACACTGGCCAGCAGCTTCGTATTGAGGCACAAACATTAAAACTACAAAAATCCTTTGTAGCAAACAGAAACTATTGAATTGATATTATAAAACTGTAAACATTTTTAATGTCACCTGAATTGAACTATCCATTTTTGGCACTTCACACTGATTTACAACTCAAAATCTGATGGTAACATAATCAAGAGAAGCTATTCATTTGATTATGTCACCAACATATTTTAACATGAATGAGCACTGTAAAATTAACCTCAACAGCCTCAAAGTCCCATTGCTGGCCATCCCATCTCCATTCCCAGACATACTGGAAAATGCACTCCACTGGTATAGAACAATTAATTATCTGTGCTTTCAATGAAAATTTTTGTCCTGCGTTATGATGGTTTGCTACAGGACTATGCTCCAAGAATCAGGCCATGTGAAGGAACTTCAGGTCAGAGGCCAGCTCCGCATTGCTAACCAATCGTTGTTCATTATAACAGGACCTGCATCATTCTAGTTTGTTACTTTGTTAGTAAGACTTTAAGTCAAATATGATGTTAATTATAATCATGGCAAAACACAAAACTGCAGCTGGGTAGCATGTCAAGGATCAACTGCTTCAGGTCTCTGAACCTTTGGCAAATGGTGGTTGAAGTCCAAGGTTAAGTCTTAATGAGAGCCAAGTAAAGCATCGTCAAATTGAGGGAGATGAGCTAATGTCTTTGAGAAAGACTACTTTTATCTTGTGCTCACTAGTTTTGTATTCAAGGGCTCTTCTCTTTCTTAATCAGTGAGCTAGTCAACTTTTGTCCCTTTATAGGGCTTGTTATTTTAATTGGCCTGATCACACATACACCTCCAAAGtgaatgggatttgaacctggatcttCAGGCTGAAGGACAGACATAGCCACAATAGAGCTATCAGGTTATCATGGTTGAACATTCATGCTGACTTTATAGTGCCACCCACAGGCAAAGTATGCAACTACCTGTCATGGGACAGCATTCTGAATGTTTCACTCAGTCTTGCTGACTGAGAAGATTGCACACAGAGATAGTAGCACCACCGGCATCAGAAACATATTAAAAGGAAAAGTTCTTTGCTTCTACTTTTCAACACAACATAGTCAGCCTTGCAGTCTGTGAAGGATAGGATTCAAAAGCCACAATTGATTCAATGGCCCAGTGTAATTCGATACATTAGTCACTTCACAGAGGAGCCACAAGGAGAATTTGATGGTTCAGAACATTAAATTGCAAGCGGAAGTCAAGATATGGAATTTGTTCTAAGTTTTGGGTAGTATCAGGAAGG
The DNA window shown above is from Chiloscyllium punctatum isolate Juve2018m chromosome 2, sChiPun1.3, whole genome shotgun sequence and carries:
- the xpa gene encoding DNA repair protein complementing XP-A cells, translating into MSLEAKGGSSSTSADAGQTELEQKRSLPPVVLAKIERNRQRALILRQARLASRPYPSVDAGGTVAKFAPKVTDTGGGFFLEEEEEELAEVNKVVHQPGPVLEFDYLLCEECGKEFMDSYLSSHFDLPVCDNCRDSEEKHKLITRTDAKQEFLLKDCDLDKRTPVLKYILKKNPHNTNWGNMKLYVRLQIIKRSLEVWGSEEALQEAKEARQENREKIKQKKFDKKVKDLRRAVRSSLWKKESTLHQHEYGPEEEHEEEDMYKKTCTTCGHQLIYEKM